A region of the Bacillales bacterium genome:
CACGTCGGCTGCCGAATCCGCCGATTTGGCTGAATTCATGGAAGTCATCGATTTGCTCATGGTCACCTGCTCCTTCTTGCAATGATCGTTCGTCCTACGCCCCTCCTATCCCGCCAAATCAACGATCATTCAAACATGTTACGTTTATTTTAAAAATATCATTTCCATTATAAACGAAGTCGCTTTCAAATGCACAGTTCGCGAGAAATTGACATGAAATTGACAAAATGTTTGCTTTGATCGCTGCAACAGGTATTGTATAAAGGAGTAGGGAACGAATGGCGATCATTCTTTCTCTATACTACACGAACTGTATCAATGAATTCAAATGGTGATGTCCTTGCCGGTCTGCCGGTCATTTCCATCGTAGACCGAAAGGATTGAATTTATTCTTCTTTAAAAATAAGATGGGAGAAGAACCGCAAACGTTTGCTTCAAACGAAGCTCAATCGGAATCGAGAAGGTGGAACTCATGGATCGCGGACTCAAACTATTAGCCGTCCTTACCGCCGTTGGTATGCTCGTTGTCGTCATCATGGGCGCAATCGTCACAAACACGGGCTCGGCCAACGGATGCGGTACCTCATGGCCGCTATGCTATGGACGTGTCATACCTGAACAAATGAACCATAAAACTTGGATTGAATTAAGTCATCGAGTCGTTTCGGCATTGCTCGGAATGATGGTGCTGGCGCTTGCCGTTTGGTCAACGTTGCGTCTTCCGCAGAAAAGGGAAGTCAAATGGCTCGCAGGCATGTCGGTATTTTTCATTGTTTTGCAAGGGCTGCTCGGCGGCGCCGCTGTCATTTGGCAGCAATCGTCCTTTGCACTCGCCCTGCATTTCGGTTTTTCGATCATCTCTTTTGCGAGCGTCCTTTTGCTCGCTTACGTCATTTTTGAACGGTTAAATGCAGATGCACAATATACACCTTTGCTCAACCGCACGTTACGCGGTCACATTTACGGCTTAACTCTATACACGTATGCGGTGGTTTATT
Encoded here:
- a CDS encoding heme A synthase, giving the protein MDRGLKLLAVLTAVGMLVVVIMGAIVTNTGSANGCGTSWPLCYGRVIPEQMNHKTWIELSHRVVSALLGMMVLALAVWSTLRLPQKREVKWLAGMSVFFIVLQGLLGGAAVIWQQSSFALALHFGFSIISFASVLLLAYVIFERLNADAQYTPLLNRTLRGHIYGLTLYTYAVVYSGAFVRHSGSAAGCGTSWPLCHGEWLPALTTPGGVQFIHRVAAGIVFLWTLYLLMRLWKPFRSDRFLRMTALTGFLLISAQVFTGALVVVSGLSLIFLLLHAFFITCYFGILCFLYMIALRAGRP